One Streptomyces sp. P9-A2 DNA window includes the following coding sequences:
- a CDS encoding sugar ABC transporter ATP-binding protein has protein sequence MSNPDELLRIEGIRKTFPGVVALDSVDFDLRRGEVHVLLGENGAGKSTLIKMLSGAYTPDEGRILVGGEEVRIHGAQDSERLGIATIYQEFNLVPDLTVAENIFLGRQPRRFGMIDRKRMEADAAVLLERVGVKVPPSARVRELGIARLQMVEIAKALSLDTRVLIMDEPTAVLTSEEVDKLFSIVRRLREDGVGIVFITHHLEEIAALGDRVTVIRDGRSVGQVPATTSEDELVRLMVGRSIEQQYPRLRPEAGDTLLRVEGLTRDGVFHDVSFKVHAGEVVGIAGLVGAGRTEVVRAVFGADPYDSGTVTVSGSALRAHDVNAAMTAGMGLVPEDRKGQGLVLDASVEENLGLVTMRSATRAGLVDLKGQHTAAARIAEQLGVRMAGLGQHVRTLSGGNQQKVVIGKWLLADTKVLILDEPTRGIDVGAKVEIYQLINELTAAGAAVLMISSDLPEVLGMSDRVLVMAQGRIAGELPAEGATQDTVMALAVGTGTDTGADTGSKNDDTTDQTDKEGPRGH, from the coding sequence GTGAGCAACCCGGACGAGTTGCTGCGCATCGAGGGCATCCGCAAGACCTTCCCCGGCGTGGTCGCCCTCGACAGCGTGGACTTCGACCTGCGCCGCGGCGAAGTGCACGTGTTGCTCGGTGAGAACGGCGCGGGCAAGAGCACCCTCATCAAGATGCTGTCCGGCGCCTACACGCCCGACGAGGGCCGCATCCTGGTCGGCGGCGAGGAGGTGCGCATCCACGGTGCGCAGGACTCCGAGCGCCTCGGGATCGCCACCATCTACCAGGAGTTCAACCTCGTACCCGATCTGACGGTCGCCGAGAACATCTTCCTGGGGCGGCAGCCGCGCCGCTTCGGGATGATCGACCGCAAGAGGATGGAAGCCGACGCCGCCGTCCTCCTGGAGCGGGTCGGCGTCAAGGTGCCGCCCTCCGCGCGGGTCCGCGAACTCGGCATCGCGCGCCTGCAGATGGTCGAGATCGCCAAGGCCCTGAGCCTGGACACGCGCGTGCTGATCATGGACGAGCCGACCGCCGTGCTGACCTCCGAAGAGGTCGACAAGCTCTTCTCCATCGTGCGCAGGCTGCGCGAGGACGGCGTGGGCATCGTGTTCATCACGCACCACCTGGAGGAGATCGCCGCCCTCGGCGACCGGGTCACGGTCATCCGGGACGGCCGGAGCGTCGGCCAGGTCCCGGCCACCACCTCCGAGGACGAACTCGTCCGCCTCATGGTGGGCCGGTCCATCGAGCAGCAGTACCCGCGCCTGCGGCCCGAGGCCGGGGACACCCTGCTCCGGGTCGAGGGGCTCACCCGCGACGGCGTCTTCCACGACGTGAGCTTCAAGGTGCACGCCGGTGAGGTCGTCGGCATCGCCGGGCTGGTGGGCGCGGGCCGTACCGAGGTCGTCCGCGCGGTGTTCGGCGCCGACCCGTACGACAGCGGGACCGTGACGGTCTCGGGCAGCGCGCTGCGCGCGCACGACGTCAACGCGGCGATGACGGCCGGGATGGGACTCGTCCCCGAGGACCGCAAGGGCCAGGGCCTCGTCCTGGACGCCTCGGTGGAGGAGAACCTGGGCCTGGTGACGATGCGTTCGGCCACCCGCGCGGGCCTCGTCGACCTCAAGGGGCAGCACACCGCGGCGGCCCGGATCGCCGAGCAGCTCGGGGTGCGGATGGCGGGCCTCGGCCAGCACGTGCGCACCCTCTCCGGCGGCAACCAGCAGAAGGTCGTCATCGGCAAGTGGCTGCTCGCCGACACCAAGGTGCTGATCCTCGACGAGCCGACGCGCGGGATCGACGTCGGCGCCAAGGTCGAGATCTACCAGCTGATCAACGAACTCACCGCGGCCGGCGCCGCCGTACTGATGATCTCCAGTGATCTGCCCGAGGTGCTCGGCATGAGCGACCGGGTGCTGGTGATGGCCCAGGGCCGCATCGCGGGCGAACTCCCGGCCGAGGGCGCCACGCAGGACACCGTGATGGCCCTCGCGGTCGGCACCGGCACGGACACCGGCGCGGACACCGGCAGCAAGAACGACGACACCACCGATCAGACCGACAAGGAGGGCCCCCGTGGCCACTGA
- a CDS encoding ABC transporter permease/substrate-binding protein: MATDTLKSTGGKGSASGGLRRLLLDNGALTALIVLVIAMSALSGDFLTADNLLNIGVQAAVVAILAFGVTFVIVSAGIDLSVGSVAALSATVLAWSATSEGVPVPLAVLLAIATGIACGLVNGVLVSYGKLPSFIATLAMLSVARGLSLVISQGSPIPFPDSVSHLGDTLGGWLPVPVLVMIVMGLITAFILGRTYIGRSMYAIGGNEEAARLSGLRVKKQKLAIYALSGLFAAAAGIVLASRLSSAQPQAAQGYELDAIAAVVIGGASLAGGTGKASGTLIGALILAVLRNGLNLLSVSAFWQQVVIGVVIALAVLLDTLRRKAGATPTASGAPGGGDRKKQAATYLLAAVVAAAIVGALSFLHNGSSEGKAQKVGLSVSTLNNPFFVQIRDGAQAEAKKQGLDLTVTDAQNDASQQANQLQNFTSGSLDAIIVNPVDSDAAGPAVRSANESDIPVVAVDRGVNKAETSALVASDNVAGGRQGAEALAEKLGGKGTIVILQGQAGTSASRERGSGFAKGLKDYPGIKVVAKQPADFDRTKGLDVMTNLLQAHPDIDGVFAENDEMALGAIKALGSKAGKSVQVVGFDGTPDGLKAVEQGTLYASVAQQPRELGRIAVDNALRAAEGKKIDETVMVPVKVVTKENVAEFSG; this comes from the coding sequence GTGGCCACTGACACGCTCAAGAGCACGGGGGGCAAGGGCTCCGCCTCGGGCGGCCTGCGCCGCCTCCTGCTCGACAACGGGGCGCTCACCGCGCTCATCGTCCTCGTCATCGCGATGTCGGCGCTGTCCGGCGACTTCCTGACCGCCGACAACCTGCTCAACATCGGCGTCCAGGCGGCGGTCGTCGCGATCCTCGCCTTCGGCGTCACCTTCGTGATCGTCTCCGCGGGCATCGACCTGTCGGTGGGTTCGGTCGCCGCCCTGTCGGCCACCGTCCTCGCCTGGAGCGCCACCTCCGAGGGCGTCCCGGTGCCCCTGGCGGTGCTGCTGGCCATCGCCACCGGCATCGCGTGCGGCCTGGTCAACGGCGTCCTGGTGTCGTACGGCAAGCTGCCGTCGTTCATCGCGACGCTCGCCATGCTGTCGGTGGCCCGCGGTCTGTCCCTGGTGATCTCCCAGGGCTCGCCGATCCCGTTCCCCGACTCCGTCTCGCACCTCGGCGACACCCTCGGCGGCTGGCTGCCGGTGCCGGTGCTCGTGATGATCGTCATGGGCCTCATCACGGCGTTCATCCTCGGCCGTACGTACATCGGCCGCTCCATGTACGCCATCGGCGGCAACGAGGAGGCGGCCCGGCTGTCCGGGCTGCGGGTGAAGAAGCAGAAGCTCGCCATCTACGCGCTGTCCGGCCTGTTCGCCGCCGCCGCGGGCATCGTGCTCGCCTCCCGGCTGTCCTCCGCGCAGCCGCAGGCCGCGCAGGGCTACGAACTCGACGCGATCGCCGCCGTCGTCATCGGCGGCGCCTCCCTCGCGGGCGGCACCGGCAAGGCGTCCGGGACACTGATCGGCGCGCTGATCCTGGCGGTGCTGCGCAACGGCCTCAACCTCCTCTCCGTGTCGGCGTTCTGGCAGCAGGTCGTGATCGGCGTGGTCATCGCGCTGGCCGTGCTCCTGGACACCCTGCGCCGCAAGGCGGGGGCGACCCCGACCGCGTCCGGTGCGCCGGGCGGGGGCGACCGGAAGAAGCAGGCGGCGACCTATCTGCTCGCCGCGGTGGTCGCGGCGGCGATCGTCGGCGCGCTGTCCTTCCTGCACAACGGCTCCTCGGAGGGGAAGGCGCAGAAGGTCGGCCTGTCCGTGTCGACCCTCAACAACCCCTTCTTCGTGCAGATCAGGGACGGTGCCCAGGCGGAGGCGAAGAAGCAGGGCCTCGACCTGACCGTCACCGACGCGCAGAACGACGCCTCCCAGCAGGCCAACCAGCTGCAGAACTTCACCAGCGGCAGCCTCGACGCGATCATCGTCAACCCGGTGGACTCGGACGCGGCGGGACCCGCGGTGCGCTCCGCCAACGAGTCGGACATCCCGGTCGTCGCCGTGGACCGCGGGGTCAACAAGGCCGAGACGTCCGCGCTGGTCGCCTCCGACAACGTGGCCGGCGGCCGGCAGGGCGCCGAGGCGCTCGCCGAGAAGCTGGGCGGCAAGGGCACCATCGTGATCCTCCAGGGCCAGGCCGGCACCTCCGCCAGCCGCGAGCGCGGCTCCGGCTTCGCCAAGGGCCTCAAGGACTACCCGGGCATCAAGGTCGTCGCCAAGCAGCCCGCGGACTTCGACCGCACCAAGGGCCTCGACGTGATGACCAACCTGCTCCAGGCCCACCCCGACATCGACGGTGTGTTCGCCGAGAACGACGAGATGGCGCTCGGCGCGATCAAGGCACTCGGCTCCAAGGCCGGAAAGTCGGTCCAGGTCGTCGGCTTCGACGGCACGCCGGACGGCCTCAAGGCGGTCGAGCAGGGCACGCTGTACGCGTCCGTCGCGCAGCAGCCGCGCGAACTGGGCAGGATCGCGGTGGACAACGCGCTGCGCGCCGCCGAGGGCAAGAAGATCGACGAGACGGTGATGGTTCCGGTGAAGGTGGTCACGAAGGAGAACGTGGCCGAGTTCAGCGGCTGA
- a CDS encoding ribokinase, with amino-acid sequence MYDYDLLVVGSANADLVIGVERRPDAGETVLGSDLVVHPGGKGANQAVAAARLGARTALLARVGDDAHGRLLLDSQREAGVDTVGVLVGGAPTGVALITVDPSGDNSIVVSPGANGRLTPDDVRAAGSLFHAAKVVSTQLEIPLETVVEVARSLAPDSRLVLNPSPPQPLPGEVLAACDPLIVNEHEAKVILGEACVSEEPEDWARLLLAKGPRSVVVTLGGEGSLVASADGISRIPSVKVRAVDTTGAGDSFTAALAWRLGLGESLADAAAYAARVGAVTVTREGAQVSFPTAEEVAAL; translated from the coding sequence ATGTACGACTACGACCTGTTGGTCGTGGGGTCGGCCAACGCCGACCTGGTGATCGGCGTCGAGCGCCGGCCGGACGCCGGGGAGACGGTGCTCGGCTCCGACCTGGTCGTCCACCCGGGCGGCAAGGGCGCCAACCAGGCGGTCGCCGCCGCCCGGCTCGGCGCCCGGACGGCCCTGCTGGCCCGGGTCGGCGACGACGCTCACGGGCGGCTGCTGCTGGACTCGCAGCGGGAGGCCGGGGTCGACACGGTCGGCGTGCTGGTGGGCGGGGCGCCCACCGGCGTCGCGCTGATCACGGTGGACCCGTCCGGGGACAACAGCATCGTCGTCTCGCCGGGCGCCAACGGCCGGCTGACGCCCGATGACGTACGGGCCGCCGGGAGCCTCTTCCACGCCGCCAAGGTGGTCTCCACCCAGCTGGAGATCCCGCTGGAGACGGTGGTGGAGGTGGCGCGTTCGCTGGCGCCGGACAGCAGGCTGGTGCTGAACCCGTCGCCGCCGCAGCCCCTGCCGGGCGAGGTGCTGGCGGCCTGCGACCCGCTGATCGTCAACGAACACGAGGCGAAGGTGATCCTCGGCGAGGCGTGCGTCAGCGAGGAGCCCGAGGACTGGGCGCGGCTGCTGCTCGCGAAGGGCCCCCGCTCGGTGGTGGTGACGCTGGGCGGCGAGGGCTCGCTGGTGGCCTCGGCCGACGGGATCTCCCGTATCCCCTCGGTGAAGGTGCGGGCCGTGGACACCACGGGGGCGGGCGACTCGTTCACCGCGGCGCTGGCCTGGCGGCTGGGCTTGGGCGAGTCCCTGGCCGACGCGGCGGCCTACGCGGCCCGGGTGGGAGCGGTGACGGTCACCAGGGAGGGCGCGCAGGTGTCCTTCCCGACCGCCGAAGAGGTCGCGGCGCTGTGA
- the rbsD gene encoding D-ribose pyranase has translation MRKGGILNRHLCGALAELGHTDRVLVCDAGMPIPDGPHVVDLAFRAGVPSFAEVLEGLLAELVIEGATAATEIRQANPAAAELLAGHFPDLDLVPHERLKELTAGARLVVRTGEARPYANVLLRCGVFF, from the coding sequence GTGAGGAAGGGCGGAATCCTGAACCGGCACCTGTGCGGCGCACTGGCCGAACTGGGCCACACGGACCGGGTGCTGGTGTGCGACGCGGGCATGCCGATCCCGGACGGGCCGCACGTGGTGGACCTGGCGTTCCGGGCCGGGGTGCCGTCCTTCGCGGAGGTACTGGAGGGGCTGCTGGCCGAGCTGGTGATCGAGGGCGCGACGGCCGCCACCGAGATCCGCCAGGCCAACCCGGCCGCCGCGGAGCTGCTGGCAGGCCACTTCCCCGACCTCGACCTGGTCCCGCACGAACGCCTCAAGGAACTGACCGCCGGCGCCCGGCTCGTCGTCCGCACCGGCGAGGCCCGCCCGTACGCGAACGTGCTGCTGCGGTGCGGGGTGTTCTTCTGA
- a CDS encoding pore-forming ESAT-6 family protein has product MGQNLDRRSYDTGASSEVQGGLQGIVGQLERVLADRDKAVKAAMADFQADGVSEEYHGKELRWNRAADEVRSIIQLVRTTLEDNDGTAQATMAKARAAVDNIG; this is encoded by the coding sequence ATGGGTCAGAATCTGGACCGCCGCTCCTACGACACCGGTGCGTCGAGCGAGGTGCAGGGTGGTCTGCAGGGCATCGTCGGCCAGTTGGAGCGCGTGCTGGCCGACCGCGACAAGGCAGTGAAGGCCGCCATGGCCGACTTCCAGGCCGACGGGGTCTCCGAGGAGTACCACGGCAAGGAACTGCGCTGGAACCGCGCGGCCGACGAGGTGCGCAGCATCATCCAACTGGTCCGCACCACCCTCGAGGACAACGACGGGACGGCCCAGGCGACGATGGCGAAGGCGCGGGCCGCGGTCGACAACATCGGCTGA
- a CDS encoding DUF6507 family protein, translating into MTGWDISPSGVQRVLTRTAEAAEGLSDTGKALQETLPSAAKSAGTIQQGGVERSGVQGPVAAALGEFFTAYQEKLMYVAVRTSNSLNGAATATNEYVKGDLDMAAQAQANALKEPKIDLPGAGGQQGGT; encoded by the coding sequence ATGACGGGGTGGGACATCTCGCCGTCCGGCGTGCAGCGCGTTCTCACGCGGACGGCGGAGGCGGCCGAGGGCCTCTCGGACACCGGGAAGGCCCTGCAGGAGACACTGCCGAGCGCGGCGAAGTCCGCCGGCACGATCCAGCAGGGCGGCGTGGAGAGGAGCGGGGTCCAGGGCCCGGTCGCGGCGGCGCTGGGCGAGTTCTTCACCGCCTACCAGGAAAAGCTGATGTACGTCGCGGTGCGCACGTCGAACTCCCTCAACGGAGCGGCCACCGCGACCAACGAATACGTCAAGGGCGACCTGGACATGGCCGCGCAGGCCCAGGCGAACGCGCTGAAGGAACCGAAGATCGACCTGCCGGGGGCGGGCGGGCAGCAGGGGGGCACGTGA
- a CDS encoding immunity 49 family protein produces the protein MTFSSALSTAKLQTLDDPTADKLETWEAWVMAMQVGSALFASATAPEGSTVECMIGHEVRTIPAVGITHFVDAGTWLEAFWLALVCRDQARMTQLCQVPIETLRASGAVFEEYIYHWVDTLQTYWLERPGLGDKLVAAFDGTEPDRLRFLDRETMLKVLYPPINLFYRFIGQDPDQFNEALVQALQLHKEYWNADPDREESGEGDIPLEILALTCLAHDAGRPIEVESEYLPEHLLKRSWLGEFPT, from the coding sequence TTGACCTTCAGCAGCGCACTGAGTACGGCTAAGCTGCAGACCCTCGATGATCCCACTGCCGACAAGTTGGAGACGTGGGAGGCCTGGGTGATGGCCATGCAGGTCGGGTCCGCGTTGTTCGCTTCGGCGACCGCTCCGGAGGGCTCCACCGTCGAGTGCATGATCGGCCATGAGGTGCGGACGATCCCCGCCGTGGGGATCACGCATTTCGTGGACGCCGGCACTTGGCTGGAAGCCTTCTGGCTGGCGCTCGTCTGCCGGGACCAGGCGCGGATGACGCAGCTGTGCCAGGTGCCGATCGAGACGCTGCGCGCCTCCGGCGCCGTGTTCGAGGAGTACATCTACCACTGGGTCGACACCCTTCAGACGTACTGGCTGGAGCGGCCCGGCCTCGGGGACAAGCTCGTCGCCGCGTTCGACGGAACCGAACCGGACCGGCTGCGGTTCCTCGACCGCGAAACGATGCTCAAGGTCCTGTATCCGCCGATCAACCTGTTCTACCGCTTCATCGGACAGGACCCCGACCAGTTCAACGAGGCCCTGGTCCAGGCACTCCAACTGCACAAGGAATACTGGAACGCCGACCCCGACCGTGAGGAATCCGGCGAGGGCGACATCCCCCTCGAGATTCTCGCCCTCACCTGCCTCGCTCACGACGCCGGACGGCCCATCGAGGTCGAATCGGAGTACCTGCCCGAGCACCTGCTCAAGCGCAGCTGGCTGGGCGAATTCCCCACGTGA